A part of Propioniciclava coleopterorum genomic DNA contains:
- a CDS encoding LacI family DNA-binding transcriptional regulator, whose product MTARSRPPRLVDVAELAGVSMRTVSNVVNDYPHVSDAMRERVERAIAELGYRPNLQARNLASGRTGLIALVVPRLEMPYFASLAQQMLEKAEDAGTVVVVQQTHGSREVELRALEGRFGQRIDGIVLSAITLTDEDVAKRRSNLPLVLLGDQDWHVAVPSVAIDQVAAAEAVTGHLLDAGARRVAIVGGNHHLGGRRHGWARAHEARGARPAPDLEVATPGVSGDDGVAAGRRIAAMRPVPDAVFCVTDWLALGVIRSLQRAGLRIPEDVAVAGYDDIPYGRASNPTLTTIAPDRAEIAQLALRAVLEPGAEPVRHRAGWRLTVRESSGGRPLVDPTGAVPEAEARPTR is encoded by the coding sequence GTGACCGCACGCAGCAGACCACCGCGCCTGGTCGATGTGGCGGAGTTGGCCGGCGTGTCGATGCGCACGGTCTCCAACGTGGTGAACGACTACCCGCACGTCTCCGACGCGATGCGCGAGCGCGTCGAACGCGCGATCGCCGAACTCGGCTACCGCCCGAACCTGCAGGCCCGCAACCTGGCCAGCGGCAGGACCGGCCTGATCGCGCTGGTGGTGCCGCGCCTGGAGATGCCGTACTTCGCCTCGCTGGCGCAGCAGATGCTGGAGAAGGCGGAGGACGCGGGCACCGTCGTGGTCGTCCAGCAGACCCACGGCTCGCGCGAGGTCGAACTGCGGGCGCTGGAGGGGCGATTCGGCCAGCGGATCGACGGGATCGTGCTGAGCGCGATCACCCTCACAGACGAGGACGTCGCGAAGCGGCGGTCGAACCTGCCCCTGGTGCTGCTCGGCGATCAGGACTGGCACGTCGCGGTCCCCTCGGTGGCGATCGATCAGGTCGCCGCCGCCGAGGCGGTCACCGGGCACCTCCTGGACGCGGGTGCGCGTCGGGTCGCGATCGTCGGGGGCAACCACCATCTCGGCGGTCGACGGCACGGCTGGGCGCGGGCCCACGAGGCCCGGGGGGCGCGGCCGGCGCCGGACCTCGAGGTGGCGACGCCCGGCGTCAGCGGCGACGACGGGGTCGCGGCCGGACGCCGGATCGCCGCGATGCGGCCGGTGCCGGACGCCGTGTTCTGCGTCACCGACTGGCTCGCGCTCGGAGTGATCCGGAGCCTGCAGCGCGCGGGGCTGCGCATCCCCGAGGACGTGGCCGTCGCCGGCTACGACGACATCCCCTACGGCCGCGCGTCCAACCCCACCCTCACCACCATCGCGCCCGACCGCGCCGAGATCGCCCAGCTCGCGCTGCGCGCGGTGCTCGAGCCGGGTGCCGAACCGGTGCGGCACCGCGCCGGCTGGCGCCTGACGGTCCGCGAGTC
- a CDS encoding carbohydrate ABC transporter permease, whose protein sequence is MSDTETLTRDRQRARDANRRRTSAIRHAFLAALGFVLFYPLLWMLGSSFKRTDQIFSEAAPWTTQPILDNYARGWDATGLPFGWHIGLSLAICALTIVGNCLSCSLTAYAFARMRFPGRRILFAVMLVTIMLPAHVTLIAQYSMFRTLGWVDTILPLVVPKFFAVEAFFVFLMVQFIRSIPVELDEAARIDGCGDFGIYARVILPLLTPALVTTAIFSFIWAYNDFFSQLIYLSSLDRLTVPLALRRFLDGAGHSDWGRCSR, encoded by the coding sequence GTGTCTGACACCGAGACGCTCACGAGGGACCGCCAGCGGGCCAGGGACGCCAACCGGCGTCGCACCTCGGCGATCCGGCACGCGTTCCTGGCCGCGCTCGGCTTCGTCCTGTTCTACCCGCTGCTGTGGATGCTGGGCAGTTCGTTCAAGCGCACCGACCAGATCTTCTCCGAGGCCGCGCCCTGGACGACGCAGCCGATCCTGGACAACTACGCCCGCGGCTGGGACGCCACCGGGCTGCCGTTCGGCTGGCACATCGGGCTGTCGCTGGCCATCTGCGCGCTCACGATCGTCGGGAACTGCCTGTCCTGCTCCCTGACCGCGTACGCGTTCGCGCGGATGAGGTTCCCCGGCCGCCGCATCCTGTTCGCGGTCATGCTGGTGACGATCATGCTCCCGGCGCACGTGACCCTGATCGCGCAGTACTCCATGTTCCGGACGCTGGGGTGGGTCGACACGATCCTGCCGCTGGTGGTGCCGAAGTTCTTCGCCGTCGAGGCGTTCTTCGTCTTCTTGATGGTCCAGTTCATCCGCTCGATCCCGGTCGAACTCGACGAGGCGGCGCGGATCGACGGGTGCGGCGACTTCGGGATCTACGCGCGCGTCATCCTGCCGCTGCTGACGCCCGCGCTCGTCACGACGGCGATCTTCTCGTTCATCTGGGCCTACAACGACTTCTTCAGCCAGCTCATCTACCTCAGCAGCCTCGACCGGCTGACGGTCCCCCTCGCCCTGCGCCGCTTCCTCGACGGGGCCGGCCACTCCGACTGGGGGCGATGTTCGCGATGA
- a CDS encoding carbohydrate ABC transporter permease, with translation MHRRRWKAYLFLLPWLIGLVWFTLGPMVWSLYYSFTDFSLLQAPNWVGGDNYARMLTDARFHASVRVTLIYVAVSVPLELVASLGLALLLNQGIKGLAVYRAIYYVPSLLGGSVAIAVLWRQIFGPDGLVDKGLELVGVHVPALISSPGTALGTLVALRVWQFGAPMLIFLAALRQVPADVLEAAQIDGAGPVRRFFAVTLPLITPIVFFNLVLQVIGAFQAFTPAYIISGGSGGPADSTLFYTLYLYQRAFGSFQMGYGAAMAWVLLIVIGLFTLANFLVGKYWVYYEDGGRV, from the coding sequence ATGCACCGACGTCGCTGGAAGGCCTACCTGTTCCTGCTGCCGTGGCTCATCGGTCTGGTGTGGTTCACGCTCGGCCCGATGGTGTGGTCGCTGTACTACTCCTTCACCGACTTCAGCCTGCTGCAGGCGCCCAACTGGGTCGGCGGGGACAACTACGCCCGGATGCTGACCGACGCCCGCTTCCACGCGTCGGTGCGGGTCACGCTGATCTACGTCGCGGTCTCGGTGCCGCTCGAACTGGTCGCCTCCCTGGGCCTGGCGCTGCTGCTGAACCAGGGGATCAAGGGCCTGGCGGTGTACCGCGCGATCTACTACGTGCCCAGCCTGCTGGGCGGCAGCGTCGCGATCGCGGTCCTGTGGCGCCAGATCTTCGGCCCCGACGGGCTGGTCGACAAGGGGCTGGAGCTGGTCGGCGTCCACGTGCCCGCCCTGATCTCCAGCCCCGGGACCGCCCTCGGCACGCTGGTGGCCCTGCGGGTGTGGCAGTTCGGCGCCCCCATGCTGATCTTCCTGGCGGCGCTGCGGCAGGTGCCCGCCGACGTCCTGGAGGCGGCGCAGATCGACGGCGCCGGCCCGGTGCGGCGGTTCTTCGCCGTCACCCTCCCGCTCATCACGCCCATCGTGTTCTTCAACCTGGTGCTGCAGGTGATCGGCGCGTTCCAGGCCTTCACCCCGGCCTACATCATCTCCGGGGGATCGGGCGGCCCCGCCGACTCGACGCTGTTCTACACCCTCTACCTGTACCAGCGGGCGTTCGGCAGCTTCCAGATGGGCTACGGGGCCGCGATGGCGTGGGTCCTGTTGATCGTGATCGGGCTCTTCACGCTCGCCAACTTCCTGGTCGGGAAGTACTGGGTCTACTACGAGGACGGTGGCCGTGTCTGA